One Paenibacillus sp. SYP-B4298 genomic window, TGTAGCTTTAGATTAATTAGGTCGTGTCTGAAAACCCGTTCAAGGGCATCTCTCCCCGCCTTTTCGCCCCATGCTGCGTTGCTTTTTCGCAGGCGCACCCCCGGTACGCCTGCGAAAAAGCGCCTTGCCTGGAACGAAAATTCGGCCAGATCTGTTCCGTTCAGAGTTTTCAGACACGCCCTAGAGTGTGCACACAAAGGGCCATCCTCGTCATGATCATGACGGCAGGATCGCTTTTGCCCACTGCTGGACTTGGCGGCGTATGGTATGTCGTCCAGCCGCAGACAGCGGATCGAACGGCAGCAAGCGCACAGAAATAGAGGGCTGTGAGTCACACGGATAGTGGGCGTTGCCGCATATGAGCGGGAACGCCTATTTTTTTTGATAAATTAGTTGCAATGGCATTCTAATTTGGGTAAGATGGTTGAGTGATTAAATTAGTTGCAATAGCATCTTAATTATAAGAAAGACAGAGGAGAACAAGGGGGGATTCGGGTGCGCGAGCAGCGCAAGGAGCCAAGAGGCGAGCCGAGGTCGACGCAGGAAGAAGAGCTGCCGCTTGTGGACGGGCAGACCTGTGATGATAGTCCGACTGACCATGTGGCAGCCGAGGGTACGCCGCCCATCTCGCAGGGGATGGTAGCGGGCTGTGGAGAAGCAGGTGCTCTGAAGGCGGATAAGCGGTCGTTCGAGCTGTCGACTTGCATCAGCAGCGGGGGGACGTATGAATCCGCGAATAAGTATGTGTCGGCGATCTACCGTCATCTCCAGATTGCGATAGCGGACGAGCTGGCAGAATACAAGATAGGAAGCGGGCAATACATCTTCCTGCTGACGATCGCCGAGCGGGAGGGCATCACACAGAAGGTGCTGAGCGAGGAATTGCTGATCGACAAGACGACAACGGCCAAAGCGATCAGCAAGCTGGAGGCAGAGGGGTATGTGAAACGGATTGCTTCGCCTGAGGATCAACGCTGCAACCAGCTCTACCTGACGGAGGATGGTTATAAAGTCGTCCCCAAGGTGAAGGAGCGGTTACGGAAGCTGATGAGCATCGGGCGGCAGGGAATCAGCGATGAGGAATACAATCTGCTGATTAATCTGCTGAAGCGTGTGCTGACTAATGTACACGCCATGGTTATGAACAGAGGGGGAGCTTGATAGGATGAGCAGTACACAAGGGGTCCAGGGCAACCGGGCGGCAAGGCCTGAGGGCAGCGGCAATGAAGGGCCGCAGCCTGGCAAAGGAATTGTCTACCTTCTCGGTTGTCTATTATTGTTCTCGGTAATGAATGTATCGGTATTTAATGTCGCATTGCCGGAGATTTCCAAGGATATGAATATCTCGGCCTCACTGGCAGGCTGGGTCAGTACAGGCTACGCCATGGTATATGCGATCGGTTCTTTGATGTTCGGAAAGCTGGCGGATCTGTTTCCATTAAGGAAGCTGATGACCATCGGCATCGTCGTATTCGCTATCGGCTCTGTGCTCGGCTTCGTGTCGCAGGGCTATGCGTGGCTGTTGGTTGGGCGGCTGGTGCAGTCGGCGGGCGCCTCATCGATTCCGGCACTGGCGATGATGATTCCGGCGCGGTATTTTCCGCCTGAGCGACGCGGTACCGTTATGGGACTGATCGCATCGTTCATTGCGCTGTCATCGGGGATTGGCCCGATTATCGGCGGCATTGTGGCTGGGGCGCTGCATTGGAAGTTTCTATTTCTATTGTCACTTGGCACACTGATCGTGCTGCCGTTCCTGCGCCGGGCATTGCCTGACGAGGTGCGTCGTCCAGGCACGATCGATACGGTCGGTGCAGCGCTGCTGGCTGGAGCGGTGGCGCTGCTGATGCTCACCATTACCAGCTTTGGCAGCTCGCTAGCAGTCGCATATGGGGGTGCTTGTGTGCTGCTGCTCATTCTGTTCATCATGCGCAGCCGGCGCTCTCAGGAGCCGTTCATCTCGCTGTCGCTATTCACGGAGGGCTCGTTCCGCTTCGCGATCCTCGCGATGTTCCTGTCCTCGATGACGGGCTTCAGCCTGATGCTGGTTATTCCATTAATGCTGGGCTCGACGTTCGGGCTCGGGGCGGACAAGATCGGCCTCGTACTGTTCCCGGCGGCGCTGGCGGCTGCATTTATGGGGCGGCTCGGCGGGCGCTGGACCGACCGCTTCGGCAGTATTCCGATGCTGCTTATGGCCGCGACGCTGATGATTACAGGCTTTGTCCTGCTGGCAGGGCTGTCTTGGGCAGGAGTGTGGGTTGTGGCGCTATGTCTGATCTTGCCCAATATCGGCTTTGTATTTATCCAGTCGGCGATGTCCAAGCTTGTGTCGCTGCTGCTGCCCGCTAACCGGCTAGGTGCAGGAATGGGCGTGTTCAGTATGACGAACTTCATGTCTGGCGCCATCGGCGGAGCATTGGCAACGACAGCCCTCGACTGGGGAGCGTCCTTTGCGGCGGTATTGCTGGCTATGGCCTGCTCGCTGCTGCTGCAGATGCTGGTTGTACAGTTTATTCTGCGCGGTCGGGCGGCTGACACTTCCGGCAGCATGAGCACCGCTTCCATCTCCAAGAGGTAGACGCTTGGAGGTCATTCAGCCCCTTGTTCGCTATCGGGGCATGGGGTAGGGGGGATTGCTGGCGGGTGGGCAATGCAGGCTCCCAGTGGGAGAGCAGGCAGCTCATGAAATGAATGTATGGATGAGAAATGGGGCGTCCTGTACCAGGATAGCGGCTCGCTGCAGTAGCCAGACAGAATTCATGCCTGTCTACTTGCAGCTTAGCCTATCGCGGTCTGGATCGCCCCATGTTGTATTTATCTTCGTCGATGCTTGCGCTTCTCGAAGGGTGAAGACATTGCCTAGAAATTAATGTACTTCTCGAATACGTAACCGAAATCCTTCCTCCGGTACTCCGCATGCTTGCTTCTCATCCAGTCGAAAGCCGCTGCCATAATCGCTTGAAATTGCTCAGCAGCTTGACCCTGGGAGGCATGCAGATGACCAAGACTGTTCTGAGCAATCTGAACGCTAGTCATCGCGTATTCATGCATCGTCTGATTGGAGGTCATCAGCTCGGAGATTTTAAATAAGGCCTTATACAAATCCTTGACCTGCTCCAACTGTTTCTTGTCCACATCAATGGAGAATTCAATGTTGCCGATATGAAATTTGATCTCTACGTCGAGGTCAACCGTTCCAGCGGTTTCCAGCAAGACCCTGGATACGGGATTGGAGGAATAACTGTAGCGTTTCAGTACGCGCTTGCTGCTAATCGCACTCTCGCCGTCCAGATGAATCAGGGCGAGATTGGTGAAGCAATATTCATCTTTTTTAGATTTAATGATAAAATAAATTTTTTCATTGTCCTCATGCATGACATAATCATCGGTGTCTACCTTGTCGAAATCCTTTGGATCAATGACTTTGCCAATATCACTTAAACCTAGCGCCTCAGAAGCAAATTTCTTGAACATTGTCGTTCCTCCTCAGATGTGTGCGTGACAAGCCCGTGTCCGGCATGGACTCTTGCAGACGGGACAGAGGCAGCTCCGATGAGTACATCGCAGCCTATTCTATCATACTAGAAAGCTGGGAGATTCTGAAGAGGCCTATGAATGAGTTTGAAGACATGCCCCGGCAGGGGAGAGTTCAAATACGGAGAGGATGGAGAATACCAATGAAATATTACCATGTGGATGTATTCAGTTCCCAGGCACTATCAGGCAATGGCCTGACCGTTATTTTTCATGAGGATGAGCTGAGCGTGCAGACCATGCAGCGGCTCGCTCAGGAATTCAAGCAGTTCGAGACGATCTTTCTGAGGCAGACGGGAGAGCGTTCATTTCGGGCACGAATATTCACGGTGGAGGAGGAGCTGGATTTTGCCGGGCATCCGATTCTCGGTGCCGTATCCACGATCCATCAGGACATCTTTCCGCGTGAAGGCAGCATCTCTGTGCAATTGGAGCTGAACCATAAGATCGTGCAGGCAGATTCAGCAAGAAAGATGGATTATTACGAGGCGATCATGAATCAGGGGACGCCGTACTATCTCGGCACAGTGGACGAGTCAGCGGCACCGGAGCTGCTGGCAGCGTTGAATCTGTCGCCATCCCATCGATACCCCGGCTTGCCGCTCGAGGTCATCTCCACCGGCTTGCCCTATCTTATCATTCCGCTCGCCTCTGGTCTGGAGCAGGCAGCGATCGTGGTCGACGACCTGGAGGAGCGACTGGGCAAGGTACAGGCCAAATTTGTCTATGTACTGGATGTAGCCAACAAGGAAGGACGCACCTGGGACAATCTTGGGCAGGTGGAGGATGTTGCCACCGGCAGCGCAGCAGGGCCGGCAGGAGCGTATCTTCAGAAGTGGAAGCGATGCGATCCGTCTGAGCGGATCATCCTGGAGCAAGGCCGATTCGTTGGCAGGCCGAGCTTACTGTATGTGCATACGGATGCTTCGACGGGAGATGTCTATGTGTCTGGTGAGGTGAAGATGCTGGTGAGGGGCGAATTTCTCTGAACCTTGCGGCAGTGCCGCGCCCAGGTAAGCACGAGTGTAACGTCTGTTATATAACGGCTACTGCGTGGATAGCCCATTCAGGCTGCTGCCAGTCATGCCTATCGGCTAGCAGGAGCACATTGGCATATAGGGCTAGCGAGGCGACTCGCACGCATCATCTGCCCGGCATCGGTCACAGCTTGCTCGAATGCTGAGCCGGCCGGGGGATGAGGTGCCGGATAGTCCGATTGCTTACTTTAGAAATTTTCGGAAGAACTGCCCTTTGTCATTCACTCCTGTTTTTGCATAGACCTTCTTGAGTACATTCCGTATGGTTCCCTCCGTAATCCCCATCGTATGGGCCATCTGCAGCACGCTTTTATTTTGCAGCCAGCCCAGAGCGACCTCCTGTTCACGATTGGACAAGTGATAAGCATCAAACCGTCCATGTTCCGATTTCTTGCGTATGCGCGCTCGATTCTCCCTCAGGCTGCTCTCCATCTTCTCAATCATCTTATTCAGCAAGGGCACGGCAAAGGTAACATCAACATCGGTGTGGAAGGATAGATCAACGTAGCCACAGATCTCATCGCACAAACGAACCGGTGAGCACACACAGGCCCAATTCTTATAGAAAGCAAGCGTATGTTCGTTATCCTGTACGACGACGGTGCCTTGTAGATGCATTGCCAAAGATACTCCGTTGATTCCGGCATATTCATAAGCGAAGGAGGAGCCTATGTCGATCTCGAAGCTTTGGAGCCGTTCAACAATTTCCTTCTCTCCGATAATACGGATGGCGATACCATAGGGGTCTGTAACGATAAAAAGATGCGGGATTCCAATCCCGGAATTGACGAGGAGCATGTCTTCATTCGCGACTGTGAGCAGCTCTTGATTTCGCATGAGTACGGCTTCCATAGCTTGGGGAGATCGCTTGAATGACCTGTAATTCGGGCCTGCCTGCGTTACATTTTGCTCCAGCATGGCAACGGTAGCCGGGTTCAGATCGGATAGACTGAACCAGCTTTTGAGTTGCTTGGAAGCCAGTCCAAAGACACTCATAATTGAATTCCTCCTTCATTAGTTCAGCGTAGATGACATTGCGCAGCTTCAGGTGCCGTTCCGGCAGCGGGGGTTGAGTGCTCATCAGCAATCAGTTGGAAAGGGGAGATTGCATATGCGATACATTTATTTCCAATCTACCTCAATGTATCACGGTCGCCTCATTTTTTCAATCCCTCGCTTGTCCACTTTTTTACTCGTTTCAGCTATTTTCAATCAAAACTTTTATATCCTATATAGGATATTTATGGATTTAATCTGGGGTGCTATGCTTGGTGCAGATGCTCACGAAAGGGTTGTATAACGGAGCTCGCAGGTGTAGGTGTGCAAACTAAAAAGCTGCTATTAAGGATGTGGTGGGATGAGAAAACGAATCACTTTTCTTGATACTACGCTCAGGGATGGCGAACAGGCACCAGGTAATGCAATGACCCCTGAACAGAAATTGAACCTGGCGCTTATGCTCGAAGAAGCTGGAGTCGACACGATTGAAACGGGCTTTCCGGCCTCCTCGCACACTGATTTTGTAGCGACCCAGTTCATTAGCTCCAAGCTACAAAGAGCGTCATTTGCTACCTTCTCACGCACCCAGGTCAATGATGTACGGATTGCATTGGAGGCTGGAGGGGTGAGCGACCGTCATCTGGTCATGCTGGTGGCCACCGGCAGTGATCTTCATCTGGAGAATAAGCGGCATATCACCCGCGAGCAAGGGCTGGAGGAGATACGGGAGACGGTCATGTATGCCAAAGAGAGAGGACTTGCGAATATTGCTGTGGGAATTGAGGACGCTAGCCGTGCCAAGTATGACTACATTGAAGCGATAACCAGGACAGCACTCGAGGCGGGCGCCAATCAGATAATTCTCGCGGATACGACAGGCTATGCGGTTCCGCCTACCTTCGGTCATCTGATCAGCTTTATCCGCAGAATTGCCGGGCCACAGATCAAAATTTCGACACACTGCCATAATGATCTGGGACTGGGTGTAGCCAATGTGCTGGAGGCCATCAAGGAGGGAGCGGATGAGGTTCAGGCTACGCTTGGCGGTATTGGCGAGCGGGCAGGGAATACCTCATTGGAGCAGGTAGCGGCTTTTCTGCATTACAAGGGCAGCGAATACGGGCTGGAGACCGGGATCAAATTGGACAAATTGTATACGGCTTATCTGACATTGAAGGGATATATCGATCTGGAGGATTCGCGCATGCAGCCTCTGTTCGGCAAATATGTGTTCAGTACAGCCGCAGGAATTCATCAGCAGGGCATATTGAACGATCCCGATACCTATGAATATGTGAAGCCTATGGACCTGGGCAGAGAACGACAGCTCTTGGTCACCCGTCATTCGGGCAGAACGATTATCCGCCACCTTCTCAAGGAATTAGGCATCTCCTCTACTGATGAACAGATTAATGCTCTGTATGAGAAATTCATTCATCATTCCAGTTCATGCGATGATCTGCCGACATTTACCCGCAAAATTAAGCATGAGCTTGGATTCAGAGCTACAGGGGTGAGTGTATGAGCAAGGCATTGCTAGTGCTGGACCTGATCAATGATCTTGTTCATGAAGATGGAAGTGTAGGCAAGGATGGCTTCTATGAACAGGCACAGGAGCGGCAGACTGTAGCCCGCACCGCGCAAGCGATCGAGCATTGCCGGAGGGCAGGCATAGCTGTCATCTACGTCATAGTCGGCTTTAGCGAGGGATACTCGGAATGGAGCGTCCGCTCGAAGCTGTTCCGGCATGTCAAGGAAAGACAGCAGGTTGTGCTCGGCACATGGGCGACACAGGTGCATGATGAGCTGCGTCCCCTGCCTCATGAGGCGGTTATTACCAAGAACCGCATTGATCCCTTCTATAACACGAATCTGGAGACAGTCCTGAGAGCGCAAGGGATCGACACGCTCTACCTGAGCGGCGTCTCGACAGAGTTCGTGGTGCTTAGCACCGTCATGAGCGGCCACGACCGGGGCTATACCGTCCGACCGCTGTCAGATTGCATCTCCTCCAGCGATTCTCACAGCCATCAATGTGCGATGACCGTCATAGAGAAGCTGTCGGAGCTCTATACGCTTGAACAATTTCTAAGCGAGGAAGGAGTTTTACTTTGAACGCCTATTACATGTTTACAGATGATGAACGCCAAGCTCTTGGCACAGCGCTGTCCGCCGTCGCAGCCATCTCTCCCTATGTGGATTTCCCCAGCTTTGAGAAGGCCATGATTCGTACTGTACAGGAGGGGCAGCTCCCGGTATTCTTTACAGCCCTGTGCGAGCGAATCCGCTCTGACCGCCAGCAAGGCGCTCATGTCCATGTGCTCCGTAATTGCCCGATGGACACCGAGATTCCAGATCTAAACCATGACGACCCGATCAATGATAAATATCGGTTGAAGAAAACCTTTCTGGGTGAAGCCTTTCTGGGGGTGTTTGCCTACCTTCTTCAGACCCCTCTGCTGTCCTATGCCTCTCGCAATAATGGGGATTTCTTCACTGATGTGGTCAGCATTAATCGGTTCCGCGGGAAGCGTACCGGCTTCACCGATGGCGATCTGATCTATCATAATGACCGCACCAGCCATCCGGTCAGAGCTGATTATATTACACTGCTGGGAGTGCGCTGTCCCTCTAATGATCTGGTCTACACGACCTACATAGACGGGCAGGACATCATCAGCCACCTTACCTCGGAGCAGGTGCAGATTTTGAGCGAGCCATGGTTTGTTACAGAGGTTGATGACCTGACGCGCGAGAAGGTGAAGGACTGGGAGCGGTCCAGCGCGCATGCGATTCTCAAGGACGGGATGCTATGCTTCCAGGATACACTCACCAAGCCTGTAGCGGACGCTCCGCTCGAAGTGTATGAGGCGCTGCTGGCCTTCAAGGATGGCATGACCAAATCTCCGAAATCGCGCCATCGGCTGGAGTACGGCGATCTGCTCGTCTTCGCCAATCAATTCGGGCTTCATAATCGGGAGCGTATCGAGGTCAATAATCCTGATGATACCTCCAAGCGCTGGCTGCTCAAGACCTATACGTTCAGAGACCGGGCAACCGCCGATACCTTTGCGGATTACTGGGCAAACGATGTGTATGGCTGTGCCAGCGATCAGCCTCTTACTGCCAGCAGAAATTAGATTGGAATAAAAAGGGTGAAAGGAGAGTATGATTTCTCGACTCGGGATCATACGACATTGCGATGATGAACAATACATTGCACAACCTGGTACAAAGCTTGCCGGTGCTTCTCCAAGAGGATGAATCCGGCGTTCTGGCGGCAACGGAGCTGGAATTCAGCCCTTTCCGGGCCATTGAGCGATCCAAATCCGCCGTGCATTGGCTATTTCGCCCTGAGGATACAGGAGGCACTGGCGCTGCGCTGATCCGCTACGAGCCGGGCGGGGAATCGCCGCCGCACCTGCATACCGGCTACGAGCTCGCTTATATTTTCGAGGGGGAGATGATTACTAGCCAAGGCACGGTGAGAAAGAATGAAATGATGCTGCTGCCGCCGGGCAGCCGCCATCATTCGCGCAGTGACATCGGGTGTCTGGCTCTGATTGTGTGGGAGAAGCCGCCTCAGCCTATTGAAGAGTGAAAGGAAGCGAACATGACAACAACCACTACGAACCCATCAGCAACACGATACCGTTGGTTTATTTTATTTATTGGCGTGCTGGCACAGATTACGTTTGCGATTGGCTTTGCAGGCATTCCCGTATCCGGGGTCCTCATGCGTACCGATTATCAATTTTCGATGGCAGAGCTGGGCTTTGTGCTCGGTTGTATGGGTCTGGGGGTCGGACTGTCCGAGATTATCTGGGGAGTGCTGACTGACAAGCTTGGCGACAAGATTGTGCTCATCATCGGTCTGGCGTTAATGGGCGCTGCTTACCTGGTGATTTCATACGGATTTGTGCCCACAGCGGATCGGCTTCCTGATTATCGGGCACTGGGCGCACTGTTGATTGTTGCAGGAGCGGTGGGGGGGAGTATCAACTCCTCCTCCGGCCGCGCGGTCATGACCTGGTTTCAGGATCATGAGCGCGGCTTTGCCATGAGTGTCCGCCAGACGGCTATTCCTGTAGGGGCAGCGATCGGCTCGGTTACCGTGCCGCACATTGCCTCTTCATTCGGTTTTGATGCGGCGTTTCTGACGCTTGGCGCGTTGTGTCTGGTTATGGCGGTCGTCGTATCGATCTGGATGATCGAGCTGGCGATCACCCCGGGCGCTGCGTGCGAGGCAGCCCAAGCGGCTGTGTCGCCCCTCAAGCGGTTATCGGTGTGGAAGATCGCTCTGGCAGGCGCCGCCCTGACCTTCCCGCAGATGGCCGTCCTTACCTTTGCCTCGGTATATCTCACCGACCAATATCAGCTTAATCTGGCTCTGATTACGATCATTGCCTTCGTCATTCAGATCGGTGGCGGGGTGCTGAGACTGGTTACCGGGCATCTGACCGACAAGCGCAAAAATCGGCGTCAGGTCATCTGCATGATCGCGATCATTGCGGGCATCGCTGGCATCGTGCTGGGACTGTTCTCGGAGCAGAATGTCTATCTTGCTGTCGGCTTGCTGGTAATTACCGGTCTGGCGGGCAATGCCTGGCATGGCATCGGCTATACCGAGATCGCCGTTGTAGCCGGGGTGCGTTATGCGGGCAGAGCGCTGGGCATGATGGGGATGACGGTGTTCGCCGTGTCGTTTGTGATTCCCTACATGATTCCCTTTATCCTGCATCTGTCGTCCTGGCTGGGCGTCTGGATTGTAGTCGGGATCGCATCACTGCTGGCGCTGCCGCTTATGGCAGATGCGGGCCAACTGTCCATGAGAAGAGGAACCCGCTTACTCCGCAATAAAGAAGGTGACCATGTTGGCTAAAACGTTAGTAGAGAAAATATGGGCCGCTCATTGCATCAAGGATCTGGGCGGGATCGAAGACTTAATCTATATTGATATGCATCTGTTGCATGAGATTAATACGCCTCAGGCATTCGACCGCTTGCGCTCAGCGAAGCGACCAGTGCGACGGCCAGACCTGACGGTAGCGACCGAGGATCATAACACGCCCACACGCTCTGCCGTTGCGCTGGAGGAGGATAAGGTGCGCAGGAAGCAGGTGGATCTGCTGCGGAGCAATTGTGCAGAGTTCGGCATCCCCCTGTTCAGGCTGGGCGACCCCGGCCAGGGCATTACCCATGTCATTGCCCCGGAGCAGGGGCTGGTGCTTCCCGGCACGACGCTGGTGTGCTGCGATTCCCACACGACCACCCATGGCGCCTTCGCTGCACTGGCTTTCGGGATTGGCACAAGCCAGGTCGAGCATGTGCTGGCAACGCAAACGTTAAGATTTCAAAAGTTTAAATCGATGCGGGTTACAGTGAACAATCAATTGCCGGAGTATAGCTCGGCAAAGGATTTGGCACTGTCTATTATTCGTTCCTTGGGCACTGGCGGCGGAATAGGCTATGTCATCGAGTATGCCGGCTCAGCCATTAGAGGGCTCAGCATGGAAGCGCGCATGACCTTATGCAATATGTCCGTAGAAGCGGGGGCGAGCGCGGGCCTGATCGGGGTGGATGAGGTGACGGTCGATTATCTGACCCGGACGATCTCGGCGAGCGGGAATCCACCTGCTGCGGAGGAAGTGGAGCGATGGCGTACATGCGTAAGTGATCCGGGCGCTGTATTCGACAAGGAGATTGTGCTGGACGGCGCAGCGATCGGGGAGAGTGTCACATGGGGGACGGCTCCTTATCAAAATATTCATTTTGACGAGAGTGTGCCGGACATCGATGACTACGAGGAGCCGAGTCAGCGGCAGGCGGTACAGCGTGCGCTGGAATATATGAACCTGAAGGCGGGGCAATCTCTTCGGGACATTCCGATTGACAAAGTGTTCGTGGGGTCTTGTACGAACGGACGCATCGAGGATTTACGCACGGTGGCACATATATTGAAGGGGCGCTCTGTTCATCCCAATGTGCATATGATCATCGTCCCCGGATCTACCCGGGTGCGCGATCAGGCCATCAGCGAGGGGATGGATGCCATATTCAGGCAGGCGGGCGCGGACTTTCGCCAGTTGCCTGGCTGCTCGATGTGCTGCGGCTTGAATGAAGACAGTATGAGGAGCGGGCAGCGTTCGGTCTCAACGAGCAATCGCAATTATGAAGGACGGCAGGGTGTGAATGCGATGACCCATATTGCTTCGCCTGCCGTGGCAGCCGCCAGTGCGATAGCTGGACGGATTAGCAGAGTAGCAGATTTGTAGGATGAGAGGGGAGACGAGGATGAGCAGGGAACGGATTAGCGGATACGGCATGCCCTTAACGAGAAACGATGTGGATACGGATCAGATCATTCCTGCGCGATTTTGTTATCAGCCCAAGCGGGTGGGACACAGCGGCTCCTTGTTTGGCAATTGGCGGCAGGACCCGAGCTTTGTGCTGAATGACCCTCGTTATGCCCAGGCCGATATATTGGTTGCGGGGCGGGAGTTCGCGACAGGCTCATCGCGTGAATATGCGGTATGGGCGATCAAGGATTACGGCTTCAAGGCCGTCATTGCTCACAGCTTCGGCGATATTTTCTATAAAAACGCCATTATCAATGATGTGCTGCCTGTACGAACCACTGAGGAAGGGATTCGCTCGTTATGGGAGGTGCTGAGCCGCCGCCCGCAGGCACAGATTAGCATAGATCTGGAGAAGGATGCTATTACCTGGGATGAAGGGTGTGTACCGCTTCTGATGGAAGCCCACTACAAGCAGAAGTACATTCTCAATCTGGATGATATTGCACTGACGATCCAGGATCAATACAGCATAGCGGCATACGAGGCGGCCAGAAATGTGCATCTGGCGACGACATTGCCATCGCCTGGCTGCCGCACGCTCCTAAGCGAGCCGCAGCTATGAAGCAGGCGCTGAGAATTGCCATTATAGGTAGCGGCCCGCGAGGCATGTCGGTTCTGGAACGGCTGGCTGCCCGGTTGCTGGAGCGGGACAACGGGGAGCCAATTAACCTGTATCTGATCGATGACGGGTATGTAGGCACCGGGCGGGTATGGGCGACCGGGCAGTCCCCTCACCTGCTGATGAATACCGTCGCACAAGAAATCTCCGCCTTCTCCGGCGCGTGGGACGGCAAGGAGATTCGCCCGGGCAATGGGCCGTCCTTCTCCCAGTGGTGGCAGTTGCACCTGGACGACTATGAGCAATATGGCGGCTACGGCCCGCGAGCCTACTACGGACAATACCTGCTCTATGTGTTGGCCGCCATCGAGCGTGCGCTGCCGCCCTCTGTTGCCCTTCACAAAATAACGGGGCGAGTGGATCGCCTGGAGGAGATGGGCGAGATGCAGCTTCTACATTTCTCGGACGGCCAATCCTTGCAGGCTGATCGGACGGTACTGGCAACAGGACATTCGACGAATCAGTTGTCAGGTCTGGAGAAGTCTCTCCATGATTATGCCAGCCAAACTCACGGAGTAGCTTATATCGCCGGGGATTCCGCGGCGGATATGGACTTCTCCACGATCGAACCGGGGCAGAGGGTCGGGATAATCGGCATGGGACTGGCCTTCTATGATATTGTCGCTGAGCTTACACTGGGGCGCGGTGGTAGATTTGTAGCGGATATAGACGGCTCCTTGCAGTATTGCCCGTCCGGGCGGGAGCCGCTCATCTACGCTGGAAGCCGCAGCGGGATGCCTGTCCCGGCGCGCGGCCGCAATCAGAAGCCGTATGACTACGAGTATGAGCCGGTAATCTTCACATTGGAGCGCGCCCATGCCGTGCGAGAGCGGGGCGAGATAGGCTTTGACCGGGATGTGCTGCCTGTGCTG contains:
- a CDS encoding cupin domain-containing protein → MMNNTLHNLVQSLPVLLQEDESGVLAATELEFSPFRAIERSKSAVHWLFRPEDTGGTGAALIRYEPGGESPPHLHTGYELAYIFEGEMITSQGTVRKNEMMLLPPGSRHHSRSDIGCLALIVWEKPPQPIEE
- a CDS encoding MarR family winged helix-turn-helix transcriptional regulator, translating into MREQRKEPRGEPRSTQEEELPLVDGQTCDDSPTDHVAAEGTPPISQGMVAGCGEAGALKADKRSFELSTCISSGGTYESANKYVSAIYRHLQIAIADELAEYKIGSGQYIFLLTIAEREGITQKVLSEELLIDKTTTAKAISKLEAEGYVKRIASPEDQRCNQLYLTEDGYKVVPKVKERLRKLMSIGRQGISDEEYNLLINLLKRVLTNVHAMVMNRGGA
- a CDS encoding PH domain-containing protein produces the protein MFKKFASEALGLSDIGKVIDPKDFDKVDTDDYVMHEDNEKIYFIIKSKKDEYCFTNLALIHLDGESAISSKRVLKRYSYSSNPVSRVLLETAGTVDLDVEIKFHIGNIEFSIDVDKKQLEQVKDLYKALFKISELMTSNQTMHEYAMTSVQIAQNSLGHLHASQGQAAEQFQAIMAAAFDWMRSKHAEYRRKDFGYVFEKYINF
- a CDS encoding cysteine hydrolase family protein, encoding MSKALLVLDLINDLVHEDGSVGKDGFYEQAQERQTVARTAQAIEHCRRAGIAVIYVIVGFSEGYSEWSVRSKLFRHVKERQQVVLGTWATQVHDELRPLPHEAVITKNRIDPFYNTNLETVLRAQGIDTLYLSGVSTEFVVLSTVMSGHDRGYTVRPLSDCISSSDSHSHQCAMTVIEKLSELYTLEQFLSEEGVLL
- a CDS encoding LuxR C-terminal-related transcriptional regulator, with amino-acid sequence MSVFGLASKQLKSWFSLSDLNPATVAMLEQNVTQAGPNYRSFKRSPQAMEAVLMRNQELLTVANEDMLLVNSGIGIPHLFIVTDPYGIAIRIIGEKEIVERLQSFEIDIGSSFAYEYAGINGVSLAMHLQGTVVVQDNEHTLAFYKNWACVCSPVRLCDEICGYVDLSFHTDVDVTFAVPLLNKMIEKMESSLRENRARIRKKSEHGRFDAYHLSNREQEVALGWLQNKSVLQMAHTMGITEGTIRNVLKKVYAKTGVNDKGQFFRKFLK
- a CDS encoding LeuA family protein codes for the protein MRKRITFLDTTLRDGEQAPGNAMTPEQKLNLALMLEEAGVDTIETGFPASSHTDFVATQFISSKLQRASFATFSRTQVNDVRIALEAGGVSDRHLVMLVATGSDLHLENKRHITREQGLEEIRETVMYAKERGLANIAVGIEDASRAKYDYIEAITRTALEAGANQIILADTTGYAVPPTFGHLISFIRRIAGPQIKISTHCHNDLGLGVANVLEAIKEGADEVQATLGGIGERAGNTSLEQVAAFLHYKGSEYGLETGIKLDKLYTAYLTLKGYIDLEDSRMQPLFGKYVFSTAAGIHQQGILNDPDTYEYVKPMDLGRERQLLVTRHSGRTIIRHLLKELGISSTDEQINALYEKFIHHSSSCDDLPTFTRKIKHELGFRATGVSV
- a CDS encoding PhzF family phenazine biosynthesis protein, with the protein product MKYYHVDVFSSQALSGNGLTVIFHEDELSVQTMQRLAQEFKQFETIFLRQTGERSFRARIFTVEEELDFAGHPILGAVSTIHQDIFPREGSISVQLELNHKIVQADSARKMDYYEAIMNQGTPYYLGTVDESAAPELLAALNLSPSHRYPGLPLEVISTGLPYLIIPLASGLEQAAIVVDDLEERLGKVQAKFVYVLDVANKEGRTWDNLGQVEDVATGSAAGPAGAYLQKWKRCDPSERIILEQGRFVGRPSLLYVHTDASTGDVYVSGEVKMLVRGEFL
- a CDS encoding MFS transporter codes for the protein MSSTQGVQGNRAARPEGSGNEGPQPGKGIVYLLGCLLLFSVMNVSVFNVALPEISKDMNISASLAGWVSTGYAMVYAIGSLMFGKLADLFPLRKLMTIGIVVFAIGSVLGFVSQGYAWLLVGRLVQSAGASSIPALAMMIPARYFPPERRGTVMGLIASFIALSSGIGPIIGGIVAGALHWKFLFLLSLGTLIVLPFLRRALPDEVRRPGTIDTVGAALLAGAVALLMLTITSFGSSLAVAYGGACVLLLILFIMRSRRSQEPFISLSLFTEGSFRFAILAMFLSSMTGFSLMLVIPLMLGSTFGLGADKIGLVLFPAALAAAFMGRLGGRWTDRFGSIPMLLMAATLMITGFVLLAGLSWAGVWVVALCLILPNIGFVFIQSAMSKLVSLLLPANRLGAGMGVFSMTNFMSGAIGGALATTALDWGASFAAVLLAMACSLLLQMLVVQFILRGRAADTSGSMSTASISKR